The genomic window GGGGCGCCCAGTTCTTGCTCGCGAACAGAGTTCCGCCTGGCACTCGGATGTCATGCGGTTCGCGAGCAAGGGCTAGGCGCCCCCCTCGGTCCTACGAAAAGCTGTCGAGCCTCAGAGCTTCCCGTCCGCCGCCATCTGCACGTAGGTCGGGTCGAAGCGCAGCTTGAGGTTCTGCGCATCGCCGGTGGTGAGGCCGCCGGCGAAGCTCATGCCGACCGCCTCGGCGCTTTTCGCACCTTCGCCGAGCAGGCCGTGGGCGAAGGAGAAGGCCGCCACCTTGTCCATGGTCGCCGGCAGTTTCGGGCTGGTGGCGAAGGCCAGTGCTTCCTGTGGCGTGGCAAACAGCTTGGTGGTGGCGAGCTGGCTCTGGTAGCCGGGGAGGTCGGTGCCCGAGGCCTTGGCCATGTGCTCCAGTGCGGCGCGGGTCTCGGCGCTGTCGCCCTGCATCAGCGCCACGGTTTCGAACCAGGCGCCGGTCAGTGCCTTGCCCAGGGCGGGGTTGTCCTTCAGGACCGCGCTGTTGACCACCATCATGTCCATGATCTCGCCGGGAACCTGGCTGGAGTTGAACACCTCGGTGGTGCCCGGCTTGGCGCGGGCTTCGGCGAGCATCGGGTTCCAGGTGGTCACGGCCTGCACCTCGTCGGTGTTGAAGGCGGCGGCGATGTCGGCATCGGAGGTGTTCACCGTCTTCACGTCCTTCTCGGTCAGGCGGGCGTTCTCCAGGGCGCGGGCGAGCAGGTAGTGGGAGACGGACAGTTCCACCAGGTTGACGTTCATGCCCTTGAGGTCGGCCAGGGTCTTGCCTTCGCCCTTGAGGACGATGCCGTCGTTGCCGTTGGAGAAGTCGCTGACGATCAGCGCGGTGGAGTCGACGCCGCCGGCGGCCGGGATGGTCAGGGCGTCCATGTTGGTCATGGTGCAGCCGTCGAACTGCCCGGCGGTGTACTGGTTGATCGACTCGATGTAGTCGTTGAGCTGGGTGACCTTGATCTGGATGCCGTACTTCTTCGCCCACTTGTCGACGATGCCGTGGCTGGCCGCGTACTCCCAGGGCATCCAGCCGGCG from Pseudomonas sp. GCEP-101 includes these protein-coding regions:
- a CDS encoding putative urea ABC transporter substrate-binding protein → MRKPLLTALFAAGLAAFSVSASAAAKNSFNLCWTLYAGWMPWEYAASHGIVDKWAKKYGIQIKVTQLNDYIESINQYTAGQFDGCTMTNMDALTIPAAGGVDSTALIVSDFSNGNDGIVLKGEGKTLADLKGMNVNLVELSVSHYLLARALENARLTEKDVKTVNTSDADIAAAFNTDEVQAVTTWNPMLAEARAKPGTTEVFNSSQVPGEIMDMMVVNSAVLKDNPALGKALTGAWFETVALMQGDSAETRAALEHMAKASGTDLPGYQSQLATTKLFATPQEALAFATSPKLPATMDKVAAFSFAHGLLGEGAKSAEAVGMSFAGGLTTGDAQNLKLRFDPTYVQMAADGKL